One Peromyscus leucopus breed LL Stock chromosome 2, UCI_PerLeu_2.1, whole genome shotgun sequence DNA window includes the following coding sequences:
- the Spaca1 gene encoding sperm acrosome membrane-associated protein 1 isoform X1, protein MRAGGAGWPAGLLLPVVAWLLLVGPRASRAANVTVAAVQEPGVGHEGENDGEVDEDTDNDTEVPENEPSTEAEAPEEVQNRTIVKEVEFGMCTVTCGVGIREVILTNGCPGGESKCIVRVEECRGPVDCGWGKPVSESLESVRLSCVHISPENRFRYMWKLLKADQQPVILANDSAVLEVQRELHPMAFECDTLDNNEIIASVKFTVYTTNELQMRRTTRPDTDAVLVFVLTIGVIICIFVIFVLIFIIINWAAVKSFWGAKASSTEIHSEMSSMRYKDSTSLDQSPTDIAAREEDGLSEWNE, encoded by the exons ATGCGCGCCGGGGGCGCAGGCTGGCCCGCCGGGCTGCTGCTGCCCGTCGTCGCCTGGCTGCTCCTGGTGGGCCCGCGGGCCTCGCGGGCAGCCAATGTCACCGTCGCCGCGGTCCAGGAGCCCGGCGTGGGCCACGAGGGCGAGAATGACGGCGAGGTGGACGAGGACACCGATAACGACACCGAAGTGCCGGAGAACGAGCCCTCGACCGAGGCCGAGGCCCCGGAAGAGG TTCAGAACAGAACAATAGTCAAAGAAGTAGAATTTGGAATGTGCACTGTCACATGTG GTGTTGGTATCAGAGAAGTTATTTTAACCAATGGATGCCCTGGAGGTGAATCCAAGTGTATTGTTCGTGTGGAAGAATGCCGTGGACCTGTTGACTGTGGCT ggggAAAACCAGTTTCTGAGAGTCTTGAAAGTGTTAGACTGTCATGTGTTCATATATCTCCTGAAAATCGTTTCAGATATATGTGGAAGCTTCTAAAGGCAGACCAA caaCCTGTTATACTTGCAAATGATTCAGCAGTCCTAGAAGTACAAAGAGAACTTCATCCCATGGCTTTCGAGTGTGATACCctggataataatgaaataatagcGTCTGTTAAGTTCACAGTCTATACAACAAATG AACTGCAAATGAGAAGAACAACCAGACCAGACACTGATGCAGTCTTAGTTTTTGTGCTGACCATAGGAGTCATTATCTGCATATTTGTGATCTTCGTATTGATCTTCATCATCATAAATTG GGCTGCAGTGAAATCATTCTGGGGGGCGAAAGCTTCAAGTACCGAGATACATTCTGAGATGAGTTCTATGAGGTACAAAGACTCGACTTCTCTTGACCAATCGCCAACAGATATAGCTGCACGTGAAGAAGATGGTTTAAGTGAATGGAATGAATGA
- the Spaca1 gene encoding sperm acrosome membrane-associated protein 1 isoform X2, producing the protein MRAGGAGWPAGLLLPVVAWLLLVGPRASRAANVTVAAVQEPGVGHEGENDGEVDEDTDNDTEVPENEPSTEAEAPEEVQNRTIVKEVEFGMCTVTCGVGIREVILTNGCPGGESKCIVRVEECRGPVDCGWGKPVSESLESVRLSCVHISPENRFRYMWKLLKADQQPVILANDSAVLEVQRELHPMAFECDTLDNNEIIASVKFTVYTTNELQMRRTTRPDTDAVLVFVLTIGVIICIFVIFVLIFIIINCEIILGGESFKYRDTF; encoded by the exons ATGCGCGCCGGGGGCGCAGGCTGGCCCGCCGGGCTGCTGCTGCCCGTCGTCGCCTGGCTGCTCCTGGTGGGCCCGCGGGCCTCGCGGGCAGCCAATGTCACCGTCGCCGCGGTCCAGGAGCCCGGCGTGGGCCACGAGGGCGAGAATGACGGCGAGGTGGACGAGGACACCGATAACGACACCGAAGTGCCGGAGAACGAGCCCTCGACCGAGGCCGAGGCCCCGGAAGAGG TTCAGAACAGAACAATAGTCAAAGAAGTAGAATTTGGAATGTGCACTGTCACATGTG GTGTTGGTATCAGAGAAGTTATTTTAACCAATGGATGCCCTGGAGGTGAATCCAAGTGTATTGTTCGTGTGGAAGAATGCCGTGGACCTGTTGACTGTGGCT ggggAAAACCAGTTTCTGAGAGTCTTGAAAGTGTTAGACTGTCATGTGTTCATATATCTCCTGAAAATCGTTTCAGATATATGTGGAAGCTTCTAAAGGCAGACCAA caaCCTGTTATACTTGCAAATGATTCAGCAGTCCTAGAAGTACAAAGAGAACTTCATCCCATGGCTTTCGAGTGTGATACCctggataataatgaaataatagcGTCTGTTAAGTTCACAGTCTATACAACAAATG AACTGCAAATGAGAAGAACAACCAGACCAGACACTGATGCAGTCTTAGTTTTTGTGCTGACCATAGGAGTCATTATCTGCATATTTGTGATCTTCGTATTGATCTTCATCATCATAAATTG TGAAATCATTCTGGGGGGCGAAAGCTTCAAGTACCGAGATACATTCTGA